Proteins encoded within one genomic window of Eurosta solidaginis isolate ZX-2024a chromosome 1, ASM4086904v1, whole genome shotgun sequence:
- the LOC137251238 gene encoding coiled-coil domain-containing protein 149 isoform X3 has product MVISATSALHRKLMSKVEALRILRKELEQFRTERDQFKLMAETLQLRYSAITRNNEYTSCLGMMEGNKTSVASILHETRERNIKLTTEVESLKQKLNELRGDIELLRTSAKDVKTEKLQNEAAIEANNQEFSQWKEERSNFVCHLENLKKKNVQLAFDLKTLIDEKEELISERDAYKCKAHRLNHALLNALKANEAHPKFIDIDGILLENNYLHERLKNFESEIDITKHSLNKYKTLLETKRKKGIIKLGSHTNDESILSHKQVKTLLDSGVDLPTKTETIQDLKSLCLALLDNLNDKHIALNHQKKTNKILAGKIAELDQRIQCLVGIEQTTDSGTALSRTTEYSPSQLLLQGYNASSVDSSNTTETDTTTSAIATTVNSKCSVVLKLNDSDTLTNEHEDSNKTARHGISDDSVEDSLSTESGRSILSSEYSGFTEAIGGCSLSEFAHAAINAYKTPPSTTTDSGGGGGGNANSVRKMNTNFCNAPHITNAIARERHNDLKDLPPELAAMVQQALHELDMRDFDEVVNNVSMKSDDDDDANVQVDQEKTLTSDVGSCGDIERN; this is encoded by the exons ACATCGGCATTGCATCGAAAATTGATGAGCAAAGTGGAAGCGCTAAGGATATTGCGCAAGGAGTTGGAACAGTTTCGAACAGAACGTGATCAATTCAAGTTAATGGCGGAAACTTTGCAATTGCGATATTCGGCAATAACGCGTAATAACGAGTACACCAGTTGTCTGGGTATGATGGAGGGCAATAAAACAAGCGTGGCCTCTATATTACATGAAACGCGCGAACGAAACATAAAACTTACAACTGAAGTCGAATCGCTTAAACAAAAGTTAAATGAGCTACGCGGTGATATTGAACTTCTTAGAACCTCTGCAAAAGATGTGAAAACGGAAAAGTTGCAAAACGAAGCAGCCATAGAAGCGAATAACCAGGAATTTTCGCAATGGAAAGAAGAGCGATCAAATTTCGTTTGCCATTTGGAGAATTTGAAAAAGAAG AACGTTCAACTTGCTTTCGATTTGAAAACTTTAATTGATGAGAAAGAGGAATTAATATCGGAACGTGATGCATACAAATGCAAAGCACATCGACTAAATCACGCTTTATTGAACGCGCTTAAGGCAAATGAAGCACATCCTAAA TTTATTGACATTGATGGTATACTGCTGGAAAATAACTACCTGCATGAACGTTTAAAAAACTTCGAAAGCGAAATTGATATTACAAAGCATTCACTTAATAAATACAAG ACTCTGCTGGAAACGAAGCGTAAAAAGGGTATTATTAAACTAGGTTCTCATACTAATGATGAAAGTATTTTATCGCATAAGCAAG ttaaaacTCTACTTGACAGTGGAGTGGACTTGCCTACTAAAACCGAAACTATACAAGACTTAAAATCACTATGCTTAGCGTTGTTGGATAATTTAAACGATAAGCATATTGCACTGAATCATCAGAAAAAGACCAACAA AATTCTAGCTGGAAAAATTGCTGAGCTTGATCAAAGAATTCAATGTTTGGTTGGAATTGAACAGACTACTGACTCTGGCACAGCATTATCCAGAACAACCGAATATTCACCATCTCAGCTCTTATTGCAGGGATATAATGCATCATCGGTTGATTCTAGCAATACAACTGAAACAGACACTACAACATCAGCAATTGCCACGACTGTCAATTCAAAATGTTCTGTTGTACTTAAGCTTAACGATTCAGATACATTAACAAATGAACATGAAGATTCGAATAAAACTGCGCGTCACGGTATCTCAGATGATTCAGTAGAAGATTCATTATCAACCGAATCTGGGCGTAGTATATTGTCATCAGAATATAGTGGTTTTACCGAAGCTATTGGCGGATGTAGTCTAAGTGAGTTTGCTCATGCGGCTATAAATGCATACAAGACACCACCATCAACAACCACCGATtcaggtggtggtggtggtggcaaTGCAAATTCTGTCAGAAAAATGAATACAAATTTTTGTAATGCTCCACACATAACAAACGCCATCGCAAGAGAGCGGCATaatgatttaaaagatttacCACCAGAATTAGCCGCGATGGTACAGCAAGCGTTACATGAATTGGATATGCGCGATTTTGACGAAGTTGTTAATAATGTAAGCATGAAAAGTGACGACGATGATGATGCAAATGTACAAGTAGATCAGGAGAAAACATTAACAAGTGATGTAGGCTCATGTGGGGATATTGAAAGGAACTAA
- the LOC137251238 gene encoding coiled-coil domain-containing protein 149 isoform X2, whose amino-acid sequence MKNNICIGAYWGGRHFFAISERCDFLSWSLVCSRCATRPKYTSALHRKLMSKVEALRILRKELEQFRTERDQFKLMAETLQLRYSAITRNNEYTSCLGMMEGNKTSVASILHETRERNIKLTTEVESLKQKLNELRGDIELLRTSAKDVKTEKLQNEAAIEANNQEFSQWKEERSNFVCHLENLKKKNVQLAFDLKTLIDEKEELISERDAYKCKAHRLNHALLNALKANEAHPKFIDIDGILLENNYLHERLKNFESEIDITKHSLNKYKTLLETKRKKGIIKLGSHTNDESILSHKQVKTLLDSGVDLPTKTETIQDLKSLCLALLDNLNDKHIALNHQKKTNKILAGKIAELDQRIQCLVGIEQTTDSGTALSRTTEYSPSQLLLQGYNASSVDSSNTTETDTTTSAIATTVNSKCSVVLKLNDSDTLTNEHEDSNKTARHGISDDSVEDSLSTESGRSILSSEYSGFTEAIGGCSLSEFAHAAINAYKTPPSTTTDSGGGGGGNANSVRKMNTNFCNAPHITNAIARERHNDLKDLPPELAAMVQQALHELDMRDFDEVVNNVSMKSDDDDDANVQVDQEKTLTSDVGSCGDIERN is encoded by the exons ACATCGGCATTGCATCGAAAATTGATGAGCAAAGTGGAAGCGCTAAGGATATTGCGCAAGGAGTTGGAACAGTTTCGAACAGAACGTGATCAATTCAAGTTAATGGCGGAAACTTTGCAATTGCGATATTCGGCAATAACGCGTAATAACGAGTACACCAGTTGTCTGGGTATGATGGAGGGCAATAAAACAAGCGTGGCCTCTATATTACATGAAACGCGCGAACGAAACATAAAACTTACAACTGAAGTCGAATCGCTTAAACAAAAGTTAAATGAGCTACGCGGTGATATTGAACTTCTTAGAACCTCTGCAAAAGATGTGAAAACGGAAAAGTTGCAAAACGAAGCAGCCATAGAAGCGAATAACCAGGAATTTTCGCAATGGAAAGAAGAGCGATCAAATTTCGTTTGCCATTTGGAGAATTTGAAAAAGAAG AACGTTCAACTTGCTTTCGATTTGAAAACTTTAATTGATGAGAAAGAGGAATTAATATCGGAACGTGATGCATACAAATGCAAAGCACATCGACTAAATCACGCTTTATTGAACGCGCTTAAGGCAAATGAAGCACATCCTAAA TTTATTGACATTGATGGTATACTGCTGGAAAATAACTACCTGCATGAACGTTTAAAAAACTTCGAAAGCGAAATTGATATTACAAAGCATTCACTTAATAAATACAAG ACTCTGCTGGAAACGAAGCGTAAAAAGGGTATTATTAAACTAGGTTCTCATACTAATGATGAAAGTATTTTATCGCATAAGCAAG ttaaaacTCTACTTGACAGTGGAGTGGACTTGCCTACTAAAACCGAAACTATACAAGACTTAAAATCACTATGCTTAGCGTTGTTGGATAATTTAAACGATAAGCATATTGCACTGAATCATCAGAAAAAGACCAACAA AATTCTAGCTGGAAAAATTGCTGAGCTTGATCAAAGAATTCAATGTTTGGTTGGAATTGAACAGACTACTGACTCTGGCACAGCATTATCCAGAACAACCGAATATTCACCATCTCAGCTCTTATTGCAGGGATATAATGCATCATCGGTTGATTCTAGCAATACAACTGAAACAGACACTACAACATCAGCAATTGCCACGACTGTCAATTCAAAATGTTCTGTTGTACTTAAGCTTAACGATTCAGATACATTAACAAATGAACATGAAGATTCGAATAAAACTGCGCGTCACGGTATCTCAGATGATTCAGTAGAAGATTCATTATCAACCGAATCTGGGCGTAGTATATTGTCATCAGAATATAGTGGTTTTACCGAAGCTATTGGCGGATGTAGTCTAAGTGAGTTTGCTCATGCGGCTATAAATGCATACAAGACACCACCATCAACAACCACCGATtcaggtggtggtggtggtggcaaTGCAAATTCTGTCAGAAAAATGAATACAAATTTTTGTAATGCTCCACACATAACAAACGCCATCGCAAGAGAGCGGCATaatgatttaaaagatttacCACCAGAATTAGCCGCGATGGTACAGCAAGCGTTACATGAATTGGATATGCGCGATTTTGACGAAGTTGTTAATAATGTAAGCATGAAAAGTGACGACGATGATGATGCAAATGTACAAGTAGATCAGGAGAAAACATTAACAAGTGATGTAGGCTCATGTGGGGATATTGAAAGGAACTAA
- the LOC137251238 gene encoding uncharacterized protein isoform X1: protein MLICIGIFNQVRNELIYCFNTKKRYLNRKITSSDGFQIQLHNNMDSVGFQLYHEHMGEFNTSALHRKLMSKVEALRILRKELEQFRTERDQFKLMAETLQLRYSAITRNNEYTSCLGMMEGNKTSVASILHETRERNIKLTTEVESLKQKLNELRGDIELLRTSAKDVKTEKLQNEAAIEANNQEFSQWKEERSNFVCHLENLKKKNVQLAFDLKTLIDEKEELISERDAYKCKAHRLNHALLNALKANEAHPKFIDIDGILLENNYLHERLKNFESEIDITKHSLNKYKTLLETKRKKGIIKLGSHTNDESILSHKQVKTLLDSGVDLPTKTETIQDLKSLCLALLDNLNDKHIALNHQKKTNKILAGKIAELDQRIQCLVGIEQTTDSGTALSRTTEYSPSQLLLQGYNASSVDSSNTTETDTTTSAIATTVNSKCSVVLKLNDSDTLTNEHEDSNKTARHGISDDSVEDSLSTESGRSILSSEYSGFTEAIGGCSLSEFAHAAINAYKTPPSTTTDSGGGGGGNANSVRKMNTNFCNAPHITNAIARERHNDLKDLPPELAAMVQQALHELDMRDFDEVVNNVSMKSDDDDDANVQVDQEKTLTSDVGSCGDIERN, encoded by the exons ATGCTAATTTGCATTGGAATTTTCAATCAAGTGCGGAACGaacttatttattgttttaatacAAAAAAGAGGTATTTAAATCGAAAAATTACCTCTAGTGACGGATTCCAAATACAATTACATAATAATATGGATTCGGTTGGTTTTCAGTTATATCATGAACATATGGGCGAATTTAAC ACATCGGCATTGCATCGAAAATTGATGAGCAAAGTGGAAGCGCTAAGGATATTGCGCAAGGAGTTGGAACAGTTTCGAACAGAACGTGATCAATTCAAGTTAATGGCGGAAACTTTGCAATTGCGATATTCGGCAATAACGCGTAATAACGAGTACACCAGTTGTCTGGGTATGATGGAGGGCAATAAAACAAGCGTGGCCTCTATATTACATGAAACGCGCGAACGAAACATAAAACTTACAACTGAAGTCGAATCGCTTAAACAAAAGTTAAATGAGCTACGCGGTGATATTGAACTTCTTAGAACCTCTGCAAAAGATGTGAAAACGGAAAAGTTGCAAAACGAAGCAGCCATAGAAGCGAATAACCAGGAATTTTCGCAATGGAAAGAAGAGCGATCAAATTTCGTTTGCCATTTGGAGAATTTGAAAAAGAAG AACGTTCAACTTGCTTTCGATTTGAAAACTTTAATTGATGAGAAAGAGGAATTAATATCGGAACGTGATGCATACAAATGCAAAGCACATCGACTAAATCACGCTTTATTGAACGCGCTTAAGGCAAATGAAGCACATCCTAAA TTTATTGACATTGATGGTATACTGCTGGAAAATAACTACCTGCATGAACGTTTAAAAAACTTCGAAAGCGAAATTGATATTACAAAGCATTCACTTAATAAATACAAG ACTCTGCTGGAAACGAAGCGTAAAAAGGGTATTATTAAACTAGGTTCTCATACTAATGATGAAAGTATTTTATCGCATAAGCAAG ttaaaacTCTACTTGACAGTGGAGTGGACTTGCCTACTAAAACCGAAACTATACAAGACTTAAAATCACTATGCTTAGCGTTGTTGGATAATTTAAACGATAAGCATATTGCACTGAATCATCAGAAAAAGACCAACAA AATTCTAGCTGGAAAAATTGCTGAGCTTGATCAAAGAATTCAATGTTTGGTTGGAATTGAACAGACTACTGACTCTGGCACAGCATTATCCAGAACAACCGAATATTCACCATCTCAGCTCTTATTGCAGGGATATAATGCATCATCGGTTGATTCTAGCAATACAACTGAAACAGACACTACAACATCAGCAATTGCCACGACTGTCAATTCAAAATGTTCTGTTGTACTTAAGCTTAACGATTCAGATACATTAACAAATGAACATGAAGATTCGAATAAAACTGCGCGTCACGGTATCTCAGATGATTCAGTAGAAGATTCATTATCAACCGAATCTGGGCGTAGTATATTGTCATCAGAATATAGTGGTTTTACCGAAGCTATTGGCGGATGTAGTCTAAGTGAGTTTGCTCATGCGGCTATAAATGCATACAAGACACCACCATCAACAACCACCGATtcaggtggtggtggtggtggcaaTGCAAATTCTGTCAGAAAAATGAATACAAATTTTTGTAATGCTCCACACATAACAAACGCCATCGCAAGAGAGCGGCATaatgatttaaaagatttacCACCAGAATTAGCCGCGATGGTACAGCAAGCGTTACATGAATTGGATATGCGCGATTTTGACGAAGTTGTTAATAATGTAAGCATGAAAAGTGACGACGATGATGATGCAAATGTACAAGTAGATCAGGAGAAAACATTAACAAGTGATGTAGGCTCATGTGGGGATATTGAAAGGAACTAA
- the LOC137251238 gene encoding coiled-coil domain-containing protein 149 isoform X4 gives MSKVEALRILRKELEQFRTERDQFKLMAETLQLRYSAITRNNEYTSCLGMMEGNKTSVASILHETRERNIKLTTEVESLKQKLNELRGDIELLRTSAKDVKTEKLQNEAAIEANNQEFSQWKEERSNFVCHLENLKKKNVQLAFDLKTLIDEKEELISERDAYKCKAHRLNHALLNALKANEAHPKFIDIDGILLENNYLHERLKNFESEIDITKHSLNKYKTLLETKRKKGIIKLGSHTNDESILSHKQVKTLLDSGVDLPTKTETIQDLKSLCLALLDNLNDKHIALNHQKKTNKILAGKIAELDQRIQCLVGIEQTTDSGTALSRTTEYSPSQLLLQGYNASSVDSSNTTETDTTTSAIATTVNSKCSVVLKLNDSDTLTNEHEDSNKTARHGISDDSVEDSLSTESGRSILSSEYSGFTEAIGGCSLSEFAHAAINAYKTPPSTTTDSGGGGGGNANSVRKMNTNFCNAPHITNAIARERHNDLKDLPPELAAMVQQALHELDMRDFDEVVNNVSMKSDDDDDANVQVDQEKTLTSDVGSCGDIERN, from the exons ATGAGCAAAGTGGAAGCGCTAAGGATATTGCGCAAGGAGTTGGAACAGTTTCGAACAGAACGTGATCAATTCAAGTTAATGGCGGAAACTTTGCAATTGCGATATTCGGCAATAACGCGTAATAACGAGTACACCAGTTGTCTGGGTATGATGGAGGGCAATAAAACAAGCGTGGCCTCTATATTACATGAAACGCGCGAACGAAACATAAAACTTACAACTGAAGTCGAATCGCTTAAACAAAAGTTAAATGAGCTACGCGGTGATATTGAACTTCTTAGAACCTCTGCAAAAGATGTGAAAACGGAAAAGTTGCAAAACGAAGCAGCCATAGAAGCGAATAACCAGGAATTTTCGCAATGGAAAGAAGAGCGATCAAATTTCGTTTGCCATTTGGAGAATTTGAAAAAGAAG AACGTTCAACTTGCTTTCGATTTGAAAACTTTAATTGATGAGAAAGAGGAATTAATATCGGAACGTGATGCATACAAATGCAAAGCACATCGACTAAATCACGCTTTATTGAACGCGCTTAAGGCAAATGAAGCACATCCTAAA TTTATTGACATTGATGGTATACTGCTGGAAAATAACTACCTGCATGAACGTTTAAAAAACTTCGAAAGCGAAATTGATATTACAAAGCATTCACTTAATAAATACAAG ACTCTGCTGGAAACGAAGCGTAAAAAGGGTATTATTAAACTAGGTTCTCATACTAATGATGAAAGTATTTTATCGCATAAGCAAG ttaaaacTCTACTTGACAGTGGAGTGGACTTGCCTACTAAAACCGAAACTATACAAGACTTAAAATCACTATGCTTAGCGTTGTTGGATAATTTAAACGATAAGCATATTGCACTGAATCATCAGAAAAAGACCAACAA AATTCTAGCTGGAAAAATTGCTGAGCTTGATCAAAGAATTCAATGTTTGGTTGGAATTGAACAGACTACTGACTCTGGCACAGCATTATCCAGAACAACCGAATATTCACCATCTCAGCTCTTATTGCAGGGATATAATGCATCATCGGTTGATTCTAGCAATACAACTGAAACAGACACTACAACATCAGCAATTGCCACGACTGTCAATTCAAAATGTTCTGTTGTACTTAAGCTTAACGATTCAGATACATTAACAAATGAACATGAAGATTCGAATAAAACTGCGCGTCACGGTATCTCAGATGATTCAGTAGAAGATTCATTATCAACCGAATCTGGGCGTAGTATATTGTCATCAGAATATAGTGGTTTTACCGAAGCTATTGGCGGATGTAGTCTAAGTGAGTTTGCTCATGCGGCTATAAATGCATACAAGACACCACCATCAACAACCACCGATtcaggtggtggtggtggtggcaaTGCAAATTCTGTCAGAAAAATGAATACAAATTTTTGTAATGCTCCACACATAACAAACGCCATCGCAAGAGAGCGGCATaatgatttaaaagatttacCACCAGAATTAGCCGCGATGGTACAGCAAGCGTTACATGAATTGGATATGCGCGATTTTGACGAAGTTGTTAATAATGTAAGCATGAAAAGTGACGACGATGATGATGCAAATGTACAAGTAGATCAGGAGAAAACATTAACAAGTGATGTAGGCTCATGTGGGGATATTGAAAGGAACTAA
- the LOC137251238 gene encoding uncharacterized protein isoform X5 has protein sequence MKNNICIGAYWGGRHFFAISERCDFLSWSLVCSRCATRPKYNVQLAFDLKTLIDEKEELISERDAYKCKAHRLNHALLNALKANEAHPKFIDIDGILLENNYLHERLKNFESEIDITKHSLNKYKTLLETKRKKGIIKLGSHTNDESILSHKQVKTLLDSGVDLPTKTETIQDLKSLCLALLDNLNDKHIALNHQKKTNKILAGKIAELDQRIQCLVGIEQTTDSGTALSRTTEYSPSQLLLQGYNASSVDSSNTTETDTTTSAIATTVNSKCSVVLKLNDSDTLTNEHEDSNKTARHGISDDSVEDSLSTESGRSILSSEYSGFTEAIGGCSLSEFAHAAINAYKTPPSTTTDSGGGGGGNANSVRKMNTNFCNAPHITNAIARERHNDLKDLPPELAAMVQQALHELDMRDFDEVVNNVSMKSDDDDDANVQVDQEKTLTSDVGSCGDIERN, from the exons AACGTTCAACTTGCTTTCGATTTGAAAACTTTAATTGATGAGAAAGAGGAATTAATATCGGAACGTGATGCATACAAATGCAAAGCACATCGACTAAATCACGCTTTATTGAACGCGCTTAAGGCAAATGAAGCACATCCTAAA TTTATTGACATTGATGGTATACTGCTGGAAAATAACTACCTGCATGAACGTTTAAAAAACTTCGAAAGCGAAATTGATATTACAAAGCATTCACTTAATAAATACAAG ACTCTGCTGGAAACGAAGCGTAAAAAGGGTATTATTAAACTAGGTTCTCATACTAATGATGAAAGTATTTTATCGCATAAGCAAG ttaaaacTCTACTTGACAGTGGAGTGGACTTGCCTACTAAAACCGAAACTATACAAGACTTAAAATCACTATGCTTAGCGTTGTTGGATAATTTAAACGATAAGCATATTGCACTGAATCATCAGAAAAAGACCAACAA AATTCTAGCTGGAAAAATTGCTGAGCTTGATCAAAGAATTCAATGTTTGGTTGGAATTGAACAGACTACTGACTCTGGCACAGCATTATCCAGAACAACCGAATATTCACCATCTCAGCTCTTATTGCAGGGATATAATGCATCATCGGTTGATTCTAGCAATACAACTGAAACAGACACTACAACATCAGCAATTGCCACGACTGTCAATTCAAAATGTTCTGTTGTACTTAAGCTTAACGATTCAGATACATTAACAAATGAACATGAAGATTCGAATAAAACTGCGCGTCACGGTATCTCAGATGATTCAGTAGAAGATTCATTATCAACCGAATCTGGGCGTAGTATATTGTCATCAGAATATAGTGGTTTTACCGAAGCTATTGGCGGATGTAGTCTAAGTGAGTTTGCTCATGCGGCTATAAATGCATACAAGACACCACCATCAACAACCACCGATtcaggtggtggtggtggtggcaaTGCAAATTCTGTCAGAAAAATGAATACAAATTTTTGTAATGCTCCACACATAACAAACGCCATCGCAAGAGAGCGGCATaatgatttaaaagatttacCACCAGAATTAGCCGCGATGGTACAGCAAGCGTTACATGAATTGGATATGCGCGATTTTGACGAAGTTGTTAATAATGTAAGCATGAAAAGTGACGACGATGATGATGCAAATGTACAAGTAGATCAGGAGAAAACATTAACAAGTGATGTAGGCTCATGTGGGGATATTGAAAGGAACTAA